The following proteins are co-located in the Candidatus Polarisedimenticolia bacterium genome:
- a CDS encoding Rrf2 family transcriptional regulator translates to MESRKAGAGRILDLPSGVCYKVQRFLSLDEFRAAFPGGRNDASGAASLRFNRSVEYGIEGMAFLAREGKRSTILREVSRATSISEAFLSKVFQKLVRSGLIRSRRGFRGGFFLARPASQITLREVIEALQGPIAFPLAPKTRPPSRGPRHPARGVLGEVLQKAQLRVKAVLEETTVADLVTPAFHASGEKLV, encoded by the coding sequence ATGGAATCAAGGAAGGCGGGGGCGGGCCGAATTCTTGACTTGCCTTCGGGAGTTTGTTATAAGGTTCAGCGTTTTTTGAGTTTAGATGAATTTCGCGCCGCCTTCCCAGGCGGCCGGAACGATGCTTCCGGAGCGGCTTCATTGCGGTTCAACCGATCCGTCGAATATGGGATTGAAGGAATGGCTTTCCTGGCACGGGAGGGAAAGCGCTCCACCATCCTGCGCGAAGTCTCCCGGGCAACCTCGATCTCCGAGGCTTTCCTGTCGAAAGTGTTCCAGAAGCTGGTTCGCAGCGGGCTGATCCGCTCCCGTCGTGGCTTCCGGGGAGGGTTCTTCCTGGCGCGCCCCGCGAGCCAGATCACCCTGCGCGAGGTGATCGAAGCCCTGCAGGGGCCGATCGCCTTCCCCCTCGCCCCGAAGACCCGGCCCCCGAGCCGGGGTCCCCGGCATCCGGCCCGGGGAGTGCTGGGCGAGGTGCTGCAAAAGGCCCAGTTGAGGGTCAAGGCCGTTCTCGAGGAGACCACGGTGGCCGATTTGGTGACCCCGGCTTTCCACGCCTCCGGGGAAAAGCTTGTTTAA
- a CDS encoding GAF domain-containing protein translates to MTRVDREGAEAHVTQTLQRRAAQLAAEIEALTGRLAEPISLQELPEAEDAGGLAPDLLASTVRSLARCEDQQALLDRLLEGASQCFSRACLFLIRDDAALGWSSVGLPDGDGEDPARALRFTLAEHPLLAAARDGDTPAHTEDPEKAASVLPPVEPGQRLPRRAVAIPLRVRDRVSAVLYGDDGGDAAETFDEAAAEVLAQVAALSAERLVRGPAREPALSADVRVALPVLEDHDEEASDREAADMELSPFSPDPLEPEPLEEELEVGSLSLEGVAGPGEVSPDERRQHEDARRFARLLVSELLLYNEDTVVAGRRQRDIYQRLKPEIDRSREAYDRRVPDGIRARCDYFKEELVRTLAQGDPLALGTR, encoded by the coding sequence ATGACCCGCGTGGATCGCGAAGGTGCAGAAGCCCACGTCACCCAGACGCTCCAGCGTCGCGCGGCGCAGCTTGCCGCCGAGATCGAGGCCCTGACCGGACGGCTGGCCGAGCCGATCTCCCTGCAGGAGCTGCCGGAGGCCGAGGACGCCGGAGGATTGGCCCCTGATCTGCTGGCGTCGACCGTGCGCAGCCTGGCGCGCTGCGAGGACCAGCAGGCGCTGCTGGACCGCCTGCTGGAAGGTGCGTCGCAGTGCTTCTCGCGAGCCTGCCTTTTCCTGATCCGGGACGACGCCGCGCTGGGATGGAGCTCGGTCGGCCTGCCCGATGGTGACGGAGAGGACCCGGCCCGGGCGCTGCGGTTCACCTTGGCGGAACATCCACTTCTTGCCGCGGCGCGCGACGGCGACACGCCGGCGCACACCGAAGATCCCGAGAAGGCCGCGTCGGTGCTGCCCCCGGTGGAGCCGGGACAGCGTCTTCCCCGGCGCGCCGTGGCCATTCCGCTGCGGGTGAGGGACCGTGTTTCGGCCGTTCTCTATGGAGACGACGGGGGCGACGCGGCGGAGACTTTCGATGAAGCGGCGGCGGAAGTCCTGGCGCAGGTCGCTGCCTTGTCAGCTGAGCGTCTGGTGCGCGGCCCTGCCCGCGAGCCGGCGTTGTCCGCGGACGTACGGGTGGCGCTCCCGGTCCTGGAAGACCATGACGAAGAGGCGTCGGATCGCGAGGCGGCCGACATGGAGCTGTCGCCGTTCTCGCCCGATCCTCTCGAACCGGAGCCTTTGGAAGAAGAGCTGGAAGTCGGATCGTTGAGCCTCGAGGGCGTCGCCGGGCCCGGCGAGGTTTCCCCCGACGAGAGGCGCCAGCACGAGGATGCGCGCCGCTTCGCCCGCCTGCTGGTTTCGGAGCTGCTGCTCTACAACGAGGATACCGTGGTGGCGGGACGGCGCCAGCGGGATATCTACCAGCGGCTCAAGCCCGAGATCGACCGGAGCCGGGAAGCCTACGATCGGCGCGTCCCCGATGGCATCCGGGCGCGCTGCGACTATTTCAAGGAAGAGCTGGTGCGCACGCTGGCGCAGGGTGACCCGCTGGCGCTGGGCACCCGCTAG
- the lpxC gene encoding UDP-3-O-acyl-N-acetylglucosamine deacetylase: MFEQKTLSTAVEFEGRGLHTGKPARMRLRPAPAGHGTIFSRSDLASHTLPARHDYLSGTRLSTTLCRNGIQIGTIEHLLAGLSGLGIDNVRIELDGPEVPIMDGSALPFVEGILEAGLLRQDSPRSFLTILKPVSVSEGDKRLVVFPGNDLRITYAIDFPHPSIGYQERDLRLNSRNFTEEIAPARTFCLYKDVEAMRRQGLALGGDLSNAVVVGDDGILTGSLRYRDEFVRHKMLDLLGDIALLGRPVRGHFVAFKGGHGLHAALVQKLAQTPDAWRLTPGRTALPGSWIRSFDPLKARLLPGHALSA, encoded by the coding sequence ATGTTCGAGCAGAAGACTCTGAGCACAGCAGTCGAATTCGAAGGGAGAGGACTCCACACGGGCAAGCCGGCAAGAATGAGGCTGCGCCCCGCTCCCGCCGGTCACGGTACCATCTTCTCCCGCAGCGACCTCGCTTCCCACACGCTCCCGGCGCGTCACGACTATCTTTCCGGAACACGCCTCTCGACGACTCTCTGCCGGAACGGCATCCAGATCGGGACGATCGAGCATCTGCTTGCCGGCCTGTCGGGCCTGGGCATCGACAATGTCCGGATCGAGCTGGATGGTCCTGAGGTGCCGATCATGGACGGGAGCGCCCTGCCCTTCGTGGAGGGAATTCTGGAAGCGGGGTTGCTGAGGCAGGATTCCCCGCGCAGCTTCCTGACGATTCTCAAGCCGGTCAGCGTCTCGGAAGGGGACAAGCGGCTGGTGGTCTTCCCAGGCAACGATTTGCGCATCACCTACGCCATCGACTTTCCGCACCCTTCGATCGGCTACCAGGAGCGCGACCTTCGTTTGAACTCACGGAATTTCACCGAGGAGATCGCCCCGGCCCGCACCTTCTGTCTCTACAAGGATGTCGAGGCGATGCGGCGCCAGGGGTTGGCGCTCGGTGGCGATCTGAGCAACGCCGTGGTGGTGGGAGATGATGGCATCCTCACCGGCTCGCTGCGCTACCGCGATGAGTTCGTGCGCCACAAGATGCTGGACCTGCTCGGGGACATCGCCCTGCTGGGCCGTCCCGTGCGCGGTCACTTCGTCGCTTTCAAGGGAGGCCACGGGCTGCATGCGGCGCTGGTGCAGAAGCTGGCGCAAACTCCCGACGCCTGGAGGCTCACCCCGGGACGCACCGCCCTGCCGGGCAGCTGGATCCGCAGCTTCGACCCTCTGAAGGCACGGCTCCTGCCGGGACACGCCCTCTCCGCCTGA
- a CDS encoding sigma-54 dependent transcriptional regulator → MPKSRILVVDDEEGVRSSLMGILRDEGYQVDAAESGERCLEALAKTDYQAVFLDVWMPGKDGLEILTQIAARAGAPAVVMISGHGTIETAVKAAKMGAYDFIEKPLSLEKVTLTLRNALKQRRLEEKNRLLKEELSHDDMLVGDSPPIRKLRDEIALAAPTNGRVLILGENGTGKQLVARLIHSLSLRRDEPFIEVNCAAIPEELIESELFGHVRGAFTGAVESKRGKFEMADGGTLLLDEIGDMSLRTQAKVLRVLQEQTFEPVGGSASRQVDVRVIAATNKDLAQAITRGAFREDLFFRLNVIPLKVPPLREREDDIPALVRHFLQRFGQEYGRRREISPEALQALRAYEWPGNVRELRNTLERMVIMTAGATIRAEDLPAAVVGRPDGGGGEWEGLEGDSLKEARAAFEKRFITRKLEESGGSVARAAEKMGLERSHLYRKLKAYGIKEGGGGPNS, encoded by the coding sequence ATGCCGAAGTCCCGTATCCTGGTGGTGGACGACGAGGAAGGGGTGCGCAGCTCCCTGATGGGGATCCTGCGCGACGAGGGATACCAGGTCGACGCGGCGGAATCGGGGGAGCGCTGCCTGGAAGCCCTGGCCAAAACCGACTACCAAGCCGTCTTCCTGGACGTCTGGATGCCGGGCAAGGATGGTCTGGAGATTCTTACGCAGATTGCCGCGCGCGCCGGCGCGCCCGCGGTCGTCATGATCTCGGGGCACGGGACGATCGAGACTGCGGTCAAGGCCGCCAAGATGGGGGCCTACGATTTCATCGAGAAGCCCCTCTCCCTCGAGAAGGTGACGCTCACCCTGCGCAACGCGCTCAAGCAGCGGCGCCTGGAAGAGAAGAACCGGCTCCTCAAGGAAGAGCTGTCGCACGACGACATGCTGGTCGGCGACTCGCCGCCCATCCGCAAGCTGCGCGACGAGATTGCGCTGGCGGCCCCCACCAACGGAAGGGTGCTGATCCTGGGAGAGAACGGCACCGGCAAGCAGCTGGTCGCCCGGCTGATTCACTCCCTGAGCCTGCGCCGCGACGAGCCGTTCATCGAGGTGAACTGCGCCGCCATCCCGGAAGAGCTGATCGAATCGGAGCTTTTCGGCCATGTGCGCGGCGCCTTCACCGGCGCCGTGGAGAGCAAGCGTGGAAAATTCGAGATGGCGGACGGAGGCACCCTGCTGCTCGACGAGATCGGCGACATGAGCCTGAGGACCCAGGCGAAGGTGCTGCGCGTCCTGCAGGAGCAGACCTTCGAGCCGGTCGGGGGCAGCGCGAGCCGCCAGGTCGACGTAAGGGTCATCGCGGCGACCAACAAGGACCTGGCTCAGGCGATCACGCGCGGCGCCTTTCGCGAGGACCTGTTCTTCCGCCTCAACGTGATCCCGCTCAAGGTGCCGCCCCTGCGCGAGCGCGAGGACGATATTCCCGCCCTGGTCCGGCATTTCCTGCAGCGTTTCGGCCAAGAGTACGGGCGCCGGCGGGAGATCTCCCCCGAGGCGCTGCAGGCGCTGCGGGCCTACGAATGGCCCGGAAACGTCCGGGAGCTGCGCAACACGCTCGAGCGGATGGTCATCATGACGGCCGGGGCGACGATCCGGGCTGAGGACCTTCCGGCGGCAGTGGTTGGCCGCCCGGACGGCGGCGGAGGGGAATGGGAGGGGCTCGAAGGGGACTCCCTGAAGGAGGCCAGGGCAGCTTTCGAGAAGCGCTTCATCACCCGGAAGCTGGAAGAGTCGGGAGGGAGCGTCGCCCGGGCCGCCGAGAAGATGGGCCTGGAGCGCAGCCACCTCTACCGCAAGCTGAAAGCCTATGGAATCAAGGAAGGCGGGGGCGGGCCGAATTCTTGA
- a CDS encoding ATP-binding protein, translating to MTESRSRPRRLRTDRLVMFALAGLLILFLGGYLLARRATDFSWPYLTNSVLLSFLGITNAILVLTLLSLLIRNLIKVLSERRRNILGSRFKTKLVFTMLALWFVPSGIIFWAALHAIQGSVDRWFSTPVDRIASGSQEVVDAFYGDYERRASAAAGRAAARLEDLGIVAADAPEQRIHQELEGMLRSEHADLLSLYRGEEAPLTVADPLLPRAGELEAVPAEVLGRAFAGKPFHWISHLGSGVVVRSGVRGGAATGGPSGFVIAAGYFVPRDLAALTGQINGYAERYRQDKAQRRSIKNVYVFAFAFITLLVLFSVTWIGLYLARGVTEPIGMLAEGTREVSSGNLDFQLQVRTRDELGILAESFNRMTSDLKSSKETIERSNRELVRSNQELEERRRYIEALLHSITTGVISLDASGTVTTLNRAAARILGLEEGRDSAGRPIAEVLASPDLAHLREAVARGVKDREMTPAREMTLGLRGNPLTLAVSFSPLADGRGGPPGLLVVLEDLTPLMRAQKVAAWREVARRLAHEIKNPLTPIQLSAQRILKNFREKSPDLPEVLEQGTEAIVREVSALKRLVDEFSHFARLPAVRPVPCDLHALVDEVLALYDGIGGTLQFERRYDARLPRVLLDPEQMKRVFVNLIDNARDAMGGTGRITFVTSYRPEVEALRVEITDEGPGIPPEDLDRLFVPYFSTKKKGTGLGLAIVNRIITDHHGYIRAESNRPQGARFVIELPAHAA from the coding sequence ATGACCGAGAGTAGGAGCCGTCCCCGCCGCCTGCGGACCGACCGGCTGGTCATGTTCGCCCTGGCGGGGCTGCTGATCCTGTTCCTCGGCGGCTACCTGCTGGCGCGCCGCGCCACCGATTTCTCCTGGCCCTACCTGACGAACTCGGTCCTCCTCTCGTTCCTGGGCATCACCAATGCCATCCTCGTCCTGACGCTGCTCAGCCTGCTCATCCGCAACCTCATCAAGGTGCTGAGCGAGCGCCGGCGCAACATCCTGGGCTCGCGCTTCAAGACGAAGCTGGTGTTCACCATGCTGGCTCTCTGGTTCGTGCCATCGGGGATCATCTTCTGGGCCGCGCTGCACGCCATCCAGGGGAGCGTCGATCGCTGGTTCTCGACCCCGGTGGATCGGATCGCCAGCGGATCTCAGGAAGTGGTGGACGCCTTCTACGGCGATTACGAGCGGCGCGCGTCGGCTGCCGCCGGACGAGCCGCGGCGCGCCTGGAAGATCTGGGCATCGTCGCGGCGGACGCGCCGGAGCAGCGCATTCATCAGGAACTCGAGGGTATGCTGCGGTCAGAGCACGCCGATCTGCTGAGCCTGTATCGGGGCGAGGAGGCGCCGCTCACCGTCGCCGATCCGCTGCTGCCGCGCGCCGGCGAGCTGGAGGCGGTCCCGGCCGAGGTGCTGGGTCGCGCCTTCGCCGGCAAGCCGTTCCACTGGATCTCCCATCTCGGAAGCGGCGTGGTGGTGCGCTCGGGGGTGCGCGGCGGCGCCGCCACGGGCGGGCCGTCCGGCTTCGTCATCGCGGCAGGCTACTTCGTGCCGCGCGATCTCGCCGCGCTCACCGGGCAGATCAACGGCTACGCGGAGCGCTATCGACAGGACAAGGCGCAGCGCCGCTCCATCAAGAACGTATACGTCTTCGCCTTCGCCTTCATCACGCTGCTGGTGCTGTTCTCGGTGACCTGGATCGGGCTGTACCTGGCGCGCGGCGTGACCGAGCCGATCGGCATGCTGGCGGAAGGGACGCGCGAGGTGTCCTCGGGAAACCTCGACTTCCAGCTGCAGGTGCGCACGCGCGACGAGCTGGGGATCCTGGCGGAGTCATTCAACCGCATGACGTCGGACCTGAAATCGAGCAAGGAGACGATCGAGCGGTCGAACCGCGAGCTGGTGCGCAGCAACCAGGAGCTGGAGGAGCGCCGACGCTACATCGAGGCGCTCCTGCACAGCATCACCACCGGAGTGATTTCGCTCGATGCGTCGGGCACGGTGACCACCCTCAACCGCGCCGCGGCGCGCATTTTGGGGCTCGAGGAAGGGAGGGACTCGGCCGGCAGGCCGATCGCGGAGGTGCTGGCCTCGCCCGACCTGGCGCACCTGCGCGAGGCGGTGGCCCGGGGGGTGAAGGACCGGGAGATGACGCCGGCGCGCGAGATGACCCTGGGGCTGCGGGGCAACCCGCTGACGCTGGCGGTCTCCTTCTCGCCTCTTGCGGACGGACGGGGAGGCCCGCCCGGACTGCTCGTGGTCCTGGAGGATCTGACCCCTCTCATGCGGGCCCAGAAAGTGGCGGCATGGCGGGAGGTGGCGCGCAGGCTGGCCCACGAGATCAAAAACCCCCTCACGCCGATCCAGCTCTCGGCCCAGAGGATCCTCAAGAACTTCCGGGAGAAGAGCCCGGACCTGCCGGAGGTGCTGGAGCAGGGAACCGAGGCGATCGTGCGGGAGGTGTCGGCCCTCAAGCGCTTGGTGGACGAGTTCTCGCATTTCGCGCGCCTGCCGGCGGTGCGGCCGGTGCCCTGCGATCTGCATGCCCTGGTGGATGAGGTGCTTGCTCTTTACGACGGCATCGGCGGGACGCTGCAGTTCGAAAGACGCTATGATGCGCGCCTGCCGCGGGTCCTGCTGGATCCGGAACAGATGAAGCGCGTCTTCGTGAACCTCATCGACAATGCGCGCGATGCCATGGGCGGGACGGGAAGGATCACCTTCGTCACCTCCTACCGTCCCGAGGTCGAGGCGCTGCGGGTGGAGATCACCGACGAGGGGCCCGGGATCCCTCCCGAGGATCTCGACCGCCTCTTCGTTCCCTACTTTTCCACCAAGAAGAAGGGAACCGGGCTGGGGCTGGCGATCGTCAACCGCATCATCACCGACCATCACGGCTACATCCGGGCCGAGAGCAACCGTCCGCAGGGCGCCCGCTTCGTGATCGAGCTCCCTGCCCACGCCGCGTAG
- a CDS encoding DUF4390 domain-containing protein translates to MRRILPGLVSLLLLPVPALAQAPARAPEETPTAPRIGDLKVEIREGQILASFRLDGALDDETRARIASGLETEFEYRLEIIKPRRLWVDGKMAQHRLITGVKYDSLSRQYGLTLKRDGKVERSSTTDRKEEMERWLTFLGDIPLGAAAEYIPPGDYAVRVRAEFPMRFLLYFIPWDQDTSWEKAALPAPPLGEHDRE, encoded by the coding sequence ATGCGCCGGATCCTTCCCGGTCTCGTCTCCCTTCTCCTGCTCCCTGTTCCCGCGCTTGCCCAGGCGCCCGCGCGCGCGCCCGAGGAGACGCCTACCGCTCCCCGCATCGGTGATCTGAAAGTCGAGATCCGCGAAGGGCAGATCCTCGCCTCATTCCGTCTGGACGGGGCCCTCGACGACGAGACGCGCGCCCGCATTGCCTCCGGCCTCGAGACGGAATTCGAGTACCGCCTCGAGATCATCAAGCCCCGCCGCCTCTGGGTTGACGGCAAGATGGCGCAGCACCGCCTGATCACCGGGGTGAAATACGACAGCCTGTCCCGCCAGTATGGCCTCACCCTGAAGCGTGACGGGAAGGTGGAGCGCAGCTCCACCACCGATCGAAAGGAGGAGATGGAGCGCTGGCTCACCTTCCTGGGTGACATCCCTCTCGGAGCCGCGGCGGAATACATCCCGCCGGGCGACTATGCCGTGCGTGTAAGGGCCGAGTTCCCGATGCGCTTCCTCCTCTACTTCATTCCCTGGGACCAGGACACCTCCTGGGAGAAGGCCGCGCTACCGGCCCCTCCGCTCGGCGAGCATGACCGAGAGTAG
- a CDS encoding tetratricopeptide repeat protein: protein MLLAILAGPLIGGIGSSYLLPQSSDSPPAQTGVAAPGEEEPPTEEAPFEFTAPPVVPEEYFLGLAYLGDYREAWNTQALLDPVLGKLFLKLQSGATRQELSEVEIPDLDLALEDLTSARMVRLQGDRYRPAFPVIQGESGAAFTTTVQKAADGIYPELRPLLKKAKKAAAKEKVAPWLYALVWSEVLDSRTSEETLVDAGALDARRMRDEGYLWLQLPRDRSLVGVDRYGSGTETLQYVYNPISFINVAVQDFEMRYRILDGSLAPIPWDDEASVEGMTGFGILNAQKKVTVPALKKNSALLGLLRQASQLYVKRALASLRSESLAKNLDVPRDEAFAAAFATLGFRLLDKAVGDKLVIEPAYLADENSPSSKLVETLIVTADESVHPLEHAYYLYDRNDFAGCIKQVDDYLKDHPDDPEALFRKGIAYMKLRKYPEALESFQKGMARRAAPDDVWRGWLLIRKGNTLDMMQRRDEALQCYQQALSYADVNASHDWAQQWLEYVYQD, encoded by the coding sequence ATGCTTCTGGCGATCCTGGCGGGACCGCTGATCGGTGGCATCGGCTCTTCCTATCTGCTTCCCCAGTCTTCCGATTCTCCTCCGGCGCAGACCGGCGTCGCTGCTCCCGGCGAGGAGGAGCCCCCAACCGAGGAGGCCCCCTTCGAGTTCACCGCGCCGCCTGTCGTCCCTGAAGAGTACTTCCTGGGGCTCGCCTATCTCGGAGACTACCGCGAAGCCTGGAACACCCAGGCCCTCCTCGATCCGGTCCTCGGAAAGCTGTTCCTCAAGCTCCAATCCGGCGCCACCCGCCAGGAGCTCTCCGAGGTGGAGATTCCCGATCTCGATTTGGCGCTCGAGGATCTGACCAGCGCGCGGATGGTGCGCCTTCAGGGGGATCGCTATCGCCCCGCCTTTCCGGTAATCCAGGGAGAATCCGGGGCCGCTTTCACCACCACCGTGCAAAAAGCGGCAGATGGCATCTATCCCGAGCTGCGCCCGTTGCTCAAGAAGGCCAAGAAGGCTGCGGCCAAGGAAAAGGTCGCTCCCTGGCTCTACGCTCTCGTCTGGTCGGAAGTCCTCGATTCGAGAACGTCGGAGGAAACGCTGGTCGACGCCGGGGCCCTGGACGCCCGGCGCATGCGCGATGAAGGATATCTCTGGCTGCAGCTGCCGCGCGATCGCTCCCTGGTCGGGGTGGATCGCTACGGTTCGGGAACCGAGACCCTCCAGTACGTCTACAACCCAATCTCCTTCATCAATGTGGCGGTCCAGGACTTCGAGATGCGTTATCGAATCCTGGACGGCAGCCTGGCACCCATCCCCTGGGACGATGAGGCCTCGGTGGAAGGGATGACCGGCTTCGGCATCCTCAATGCCCAAAAGAAGGTGACTGTCCCGGCCCTCAAAAAGAACAGCGCCCTGCTCGGGCTGCTGCGGCAGGCCTCGCAGCTCTACGTCAAGCGGGCGCTGGCCTCGCTGCGCTCCGAGTCGCTCGCCAAGAACCTCGATGTGCCGCGTGACGAAGCCTTCGCCGCGGCCTTCGCCACGCTCGGCTTCCGCCTCCTCGACAAGGCGGTCGGCGACAAGCTGGTGATCGAGCCGGCCTACCTGGCCGACGAGAATTCCCCCTCTTCGAAACTCGTCGAGACTCTCATCGTCACGGCGGACGAGAGCGTGCACCCCCTGGAGCACGCCTACTATCTCTACGATCGCAACGACTTCGCCGGCTGCATCAAGCAGGTGGACGATTATCTCAAGGACCACCCCGACGATCCGGAGGCGCTGTTCCGCAAAGGCATCGCCTACATGAAGCTGCGCAAGTACCCGGAAGCCCTCGAGTCGTTCCAGAAAGGGATGGCGCGGCGGGCCGCGCCGGATGATGTCTGGCGCGGCTGGCTGCTGATTCGCAAGGGGAACACGCTGGACATGATGCAGCGCCGCGACGAAGCGCTGCAGTGCTACCAGCAGGCGCTGAGCTACGCCGACGTGAACGCCTCCCACGACTGGGCCCAGCAGTGGCTCGAGTACGTCTACCAGGACTGA